In Eisenibacter elegans DSM 3317, the genomic window ACACAGGCGGACCCACTAATTTTTTGTCTTTGGCGTGGCAAACCGAGCATTTCGTATCCCAAATACTTGCCCCCGTAACTTCTAAGACTTCCTCTTTTTTTGCATCAGGGTTATTTTTGGCTTGCTCCACTTGCGCTAAATAGGCTTCGGTGTTCTTTTCCATTGCCGCGCGGTGTGGTGCAAGGGCATTGGCGCGGTACAAATGCCGTCCTGTTCCCATAAAAACAACCGTTAAGGAAAGCAAAACCGCTATTCGGGTGAAATATTTGCCAATTTCTTCGGCTTTAGCAGTAACTTCTTTCCACAAATACCAAGTCGGAATAATGGCAATGCCTGCACCTGTTAAGATAGTCAAAATCATATCCATTCCCAAACCTTGATTGGGTAAGGTAAACAAAATAACCGGTCCGAAAAGGAATTGGGCAATAGAACACGCAAAAGCAATGCTGTAAAAACGCTTTTGAAAATCGTAACGGGTGTACTTTTTAAAATACTCCTCAAAAGGAAACGATTTTCGGCTTATCCAATAAAAAAGAAACAAGGCGGTTACCGTCAGCGAAGCATTAAAAAAGTGAAAATAGCGTGGAAAAACATTGGGCAACAACAACGCATCAAGAAAACCACCCACTACCGACCATTTGTCGGGGAAAAGCATTAGGTTAATATTTGTCAAAAATACCAGTGGAATAAACAAGAAAATAGCCATCGGCAAAGTCAAAATAGCGACGTGCAAAGGGCGGTTATTTTCCAATTTTTCATAAGTATATTTGTGCAAATACAAGACCAATAAGGCAATACTTACCAACGGAATCACCATTATCCAAACCAAACCTGTAAGGGCATTGGCGGAATAAAAAAACTTAGTATAAAGCGTATTGATAATCAAAAGGGGAGCAACACCCATTACGATAGCCAAACTTTTATTGACCGTTATGGTAGCGGCTATTTCCTTAGAAAGTTTGTAGTAATCATCATTTTTGATACCTAAGGCTTCAAAAAATAGGCACAAAAGCGTACCCCCTACCATCAAGTTGATAAACAAGATGTGTGCTAAGAAGCTCACTATCAAAAGTACCACCAACAGCCATTCGGGAAGTGGCAAAGGCAACGGAATATCTCTACCAATATCAACCGTTTGTAGCAATATAAATCCAAATATAGAAGTCATTGAGAATTTAATTTAGAATGTTAGAAAAACCCCAAACCAAATTGATTTGGGGAAAAACTGTTTAGGCTTCCACTGCAAACCAAGATTGACAATAACCGTTAGGGTGTACTATGCCTGCAAAAAGCTGACAACCACCACACTCACCTTCTTGGGCAGGGGCTTTGTAAAAACGACAGTTTGCACAGTTTTTGGCTGCGTCAGGCGTTTGCGAAACGTATTTTAGGCTTTCCCGCTTTTTGATTTCGGTTTCGCTTAAACCAGACAAATCATCACAAGCATCAGCCGCCAATTCTTTTTTGGCTTCTGCACAACTTGACAATAGGCTTGGTACGGCAATAGCAGCCCCCATCAAACCCAAACTTTTTATAAGAAATTCTTTACGAGAAATCACGATTGAAAATTTAACTTAGAATGTTAGAAAATTAGGATTAGGCAAAACGCATTTTGCCCAATCCTTTTTTAAGAAAATGCCCAAAACAAGAGCAATAGCAAGATTAAAGACAAGATAACCAGCATAGCGAGCCGTAAAAGTTCTTGTAAACTTCTGGCTTCATTCTGTACGTCTTGTTCGGTAGGCGCTTGGCTTTTTGGCTTATTTTTGGCTCTTGGTTTCATCTTACCTTGCCGAAAGTTTGACATCTACTTCTTGTTTTTTACGTGCCAATTCCTCTTGCTTTTGTTCCATTTCTTTCACAAAAGCCAACAGTCGTGCATTTTCTTCCTTTGAAATAGCCGTTTGTCCAAAAGTATGAGTTTCTGGGTCAGGAAAATATTGCAAGACCTTAATATAATTCACCAAGGCATCCAATTCCTTTTCATTACCCGGAAAAGGCGGCATATAATAGCGGGCATTGTGCATATTTTTGATGTATCTTTTCATAGCATCTGCACTCCAAGGTTCATCTACCGTTCCGTACATATTTCGGAATTTGTCGGTAATGGCATTGGCACCATTTGTTGTGTGGCAACGGCTGCAAGAAAGCATAAACACATTTTTCCCTGCTTCTACCAAGTTATCTTCTGTTACTTCTTTGGTACTTACAAAAGATGCGTGTTTCAAAATACCGTCCTGTTTGAAAAGTGGGTAGTCCTCCACACGCATCGTGTTGGAGTACATATAACCACCTATCACATAAGGTTTTCTGACAAACTCTCTCACCCGCTCAAACATTCCCAAAGTAGCAAAAAGCACCACAATAGGGGCTACAAAAGCCAATTTGGGGTAGTTTAGGCGAGGACGAAGGTAGGCGAACAAGGCAAAGGCAATCACACCTAACACACCACCAATCAGCAATTTGGAAAGCGTGTCGTACCAACTTTGAAACTGCTGCATACCTACCGCAACCGACATATTATTGACCATCATATCAGGTATCACATTCCAATACCACAAGCCGCCTACAATCGTTGGTAAGGCACAAATCAATATCCAAGCGGAAGTAAAACGAGTGGCTTTGAAACGAATTTCAGAACCTTTTTCGGTAAAAAAGTACGTCATTGCCAAAGCAAAAGAAGCTCCCATCATTCCCGCCAAAAAGGTACGGAATAGGAGTTGTGGCAAGTAAATAGGATTGGCAAAACCCATTAAAAGACTTTGGTCATTGTGCCAATTTCCTGGGTCCATCATAAAACCCAAAATGGCCACGATAATTGCCATTGTTATCCAAGAGAAAACCGCCAAGCCGTAACCCACTTTAAAATGGTTTAATTTGGCACGCCCTTTTGTCCATTTTTGCCAAGTTAAATAATAAAGCATTATCAAAACTACTTCGGTAACAAAAACAATCCACTCAATAAACCATGCGGAAAAGAACACCCTGATAAGCGAACCAATAGAGTTTGGATTGACCAAAGCAGCCGAAAACCAAATCCCTACGCCTGTCATTGCCCCAACGGTAGTGGTTACAATAAAGGCGGTTTTCATAATTTTATAGGCAAGTTTATCCCAATCAGGAAAGTTTTGCTTAATGCCCAAAAATTCCATTCCCACAATTACGGGAATAAGCCCAACAGCAAGGGCGTGATTGATTAATACGTGAGTAATGGCTATCACTATAAATAAGAAGCGATTACCAACCCAACCTAAATCAAAGATTGGAAAGTCCATATTTTTAGAAATTTTAAATTCGTTGAAATGATTTTAAGTTGTGAAAAGGCACAACAATCCTTAGCTAATCGTTTGAAAACGAAAGCCATAGAGCTAAACCGACAAAAACTTTGGTTTAGCAACAAACAACGAATTTAAACTTTGGGCGGGTGGAAGATTTCTGAAAGTGCTTTTTGGGTAAAAGGCTCTTGATAAAAAGCGTTTAAGCCTTGTTTTCCTAGGCAAAAGCCATTTTTAAATTGGAAAGCGAATTTATCTACAAAAAATAGGTTAAAAGCGGTAAATTGGTGATTTTCAGTTGTATTGCGGTTTTTTTCTTCGTGTTTCTTCTTGATGTAATCTATAAATTCTTGATACTCTTGACTAACTGTTGTACCAATCGTATCGGTAACGGCAATTAAATCTCCCGTAACTTGGTCGTAGGAAACCGTAACAATCACTTTTTGCTCTTTACAAGCCGAAATAAAGTTAAGCATCACAAATTCTAATACAAACGACAAACCCAACAAACAGACTACTAAGGTTTTAGTCAGCTTGATGAGTTGGAATTGTTTGGCAATATGTGATTTTTGTTTCTTCATTTTTCAGCCGCAAATATACTAACATATTTTTTGTTTGAGTAAAATGTTTTATTTTTTTGTTATATCAGCTAACGTCAATCTGTCCAAAAACCAACTCTTGTGAAGATAGCAAAAAGCCAAGAAAAATCCATAGCTTAGGGAATGAAATTTATACTCGGCAAAAACAGGGCTACTTACAGCCTCACAGATCCGCTGGAAGCACTCATTTCGCCTGACAATGTAGTGCGACGGATAGACCTTTTTGTAGAAAGTTTAGACTTAGCTCCTTTGGGCTTTTGTGGCTAATTTTAAACCACTTATAGGAAAGATATTTTGTGTTTTTCAAAGTATTCGTACCCAATGTGCATCTCGCTACGAGCTTGTATCGCCTTGGTACAGCGTATTTTAATGGGTTTTTAGACAGATTGACGTTTGGCAGCTTTGCGAAGGCGGGGATTTTCAGCACTAAAGTTCAATCGAAGCACCGCAGTTTGCTTAAGCACTAAACTATCATAGAAGGCGGTCAGCCCCCATTGCGGCAAGCCGATGTTAGCGGGTCGTGGCCTTGTCTGCATACTCAATAATTCTATCAACTAAGTCTATAAATATTTGGGATTTTTTTCCGTCAGCCCAAGCAAGTTCAAGTGTCTTTGCAACTGCTAAAGGATTTTTTTCTAAGTCTCCTGCATTGTCGTAAAATGCTGAAGCTTTATCTCGGTAAGTTTGCCAATCTGCTCCAAATTCGGCTTTGATTGTTTCAGTTAAGTTTGTCTGCCAGCAGCTTAAGTTATCTTTGAAAATATTTGCTGTAGGCCACTCACTTTCAGTGCCGTGTCCCTGAATTGTTAGAATGGCTTTATTGTCTTTCTTGTGCTTTGTAATTTCATCAGGTCTAGTTTTGTTGGTATCAGCGTCAAAAATCACTTTAACAGGTATCCCTAAAAGTTTTGCCATTGCTAGAGGTTTAATTAGTCTGTTCTTGCCATCAACAGGAACAAGGTGGCAACCATTCTTTCTAAAATCAATGATTTTACCTGTTAGCATCAAATATGAAGTAATATACGCAATGTCTTCTTGTCCTTCAACTAGATAAAGAACTTTGCAAAAAAACATTTCATTTATCGTAGGACTTAGTGAGGGATAAAGTTTGGCAACCATTCCAGTCTCCCTTAAATGTCTTTCTCCAACAGTTGCTAATTCCTTCGAAAGGTCGTCATATGATACTGATGTGATTTTAGTAAAGCTTGGATTGCCACACTCTCTAACGATTCTGATTTTATCAAAATTGTCTCCAGGAATGAATAATGGATTATGTGTGCAAACAAGGATTTGAGAACCTTTATCTGAAAGGTCAATAAGAGTCTCTGCTAAATATCTTGCCTGAGGTGGATGTTGATATAACTCAGGTTCTTCAATCCCCATAATTAATGTTGTTGGTGCATTCTCCTCTTCCAATAAAGCCAACTCTTGCAAAAGTGCCAGCATATAAGACCTTTGTAAGCCGTGGCCAAATCTTGCCAAATCACCTTCAAAGCCCCTTTCGCCAATCTTGATATATGCAGCTGGTTCTTCAACCTTCACTGATTTTTCGGGGTCTTGTTTCCATAGAACTTTTGCACTGAGGTTTGGATGTGCCCAAGCAGTAAGACGATTTTGTAATGACGATGAAATGTCGTCTAAAGCCGATTGTTCAGCATCAAGTAGAGCTTGATATTGTTCTCTTGCTTTAGCTCTTAATTCATTAACTTTTTCATCAAAATTAATTTTTGATCTAACTGTCCTTGCAAGCAGTTGTCCTAATGCTGAAGTTTTTGATTCTTCGCCTTCTTCCGTAGCGTCTTTAACTGCTGGAACAAATACCCATTGAATATGAGGTGCCAATCTGTTCGCTCCACGTGATGCTCCATAAAACTGGTCTTCGCTTGGAATTAAAATGCATTTGTCAGGATTTGAGCTTTCATATTCTTGTAAAGCTTCAATCATGTCAGCCTTTGACGTTGCACTTCTTAAATCAGAGTATTTTGATTGAAAACCTGTATAAATTTCCTTTAGTTCTGCTACTTTCTTTTGTTCCTTGTCAGCTTCAAAGAATTTACGAAAATCTTCTATTCCTAATCTATTACCAAATTGTTTTACTTCTGCTCTTTCGGTCGATTGGTCATATTTTGCAACAGCTGTTACGATTAATTTATCTTGTCTAACATAGTCTTTTAAATCTTCCTTTGCTTGTTCCGATAAGTCTTTGAAAGTAACTGTAATTCTGATATCTTTTGAAGTGTCTTTATGATGAAAGTCACTTTCAGTAAGTTTACTCAGGTCAGTCTTACTGTCTTTAAACTGACGAAAAAATAAGTTAAGTGCATAAAAAACGGTCGACTTGCCTGCTCCGTTTGGACCAACAAAACAAGAGTAGTCATCAAGGATTATTGTTTCGTCCTTGTATGACCTGAAATTTTCAATTCTTACTGATTCTATTTTCATGTGTTGATTGTCTTTTTGCCATGCCCGCTAACGTTTTCGGGCTTTGCGTTCGGGCGGGTTTCGAAGCACTTCACTGTCAACCAAGCACAAACTTTGATAGAAGCACAAAACTTGATTTAACCACTGAACCGCCACTTTTGGGTAGGTGCTGTTGTGCGTTCGGCTTTCTTTTCTATACATTTTTATGTAGTTCAATTTCTGGCATTTCATCCCAAGTTTTGCCTTCCAAAAGTCGTCCAGTTTTCTTTTTGTTTGTCCCGCCCCATTGTTTGAAAAAGAAGGCTACGTCTGCGTCCAAACATTGATTTTTTATGTCTGTAACCCATTCTTCTTTCATAGGTCTTGGCTTTCGTCCGCTTTCACCACCCACAATTACCCAATCTATTCCTGTCAAGTTCATATTGGGAATTGCACCGATTAAAGGTTCACAAGAAAGGAATTTAACTCTTGCACCTGTCTCACGAAGCAAGTCAATTCTTTTGGTTACTTTATTGTTCTCTACTGAAACGCCCATCCAAATATTGTGTGTCCAATCCAACCAACCTTCACTATCATAATACCGTAAAAGGTCGGCTCTCTTAGTCAATACCTGAAAAACGTGTTGAGGATTATCTTTCATTACTTTGAAAACCTTCCTAATAAAGTCAATCGGAACGTCTTTGTGAAAAAGGTCGCTCATAGAGTTTACGAAAACAACTTTTGGTTTTTTCCAAGTATATGGCGTTTGTAATTCGTCTTCGTGAATGGTTATTTCAAAATTGTTCTTGTATTTCTCAACACCCATTGCTTGCAACCGCTTTGACATAACTTCTGCATAACAGAATTTACATCCTGCTGAAATCTTTTCGCAACCAGTTGTTGGGTTCCAAGTCATTTCAGTCCATTCTATGCTTGATTGTGCCATAATTATCTTAGGTTAAAGGTAACTTTTTTATTGTCTTTCTTGAAGTAGTTGTATGCAATGTAAAATGATTTTTTTCTTGCTTTTTCACCATTTGCAGTCAAGACTTCCAAGTCACCATTGTTTTGCCAATTGTAAAAAATTTCGTTTGTGTGCTTCGGTAAAAAGCCTTGTCTCAATGTAAACTCATATACTTCTCCGTTATAACGCTTTTTAGATTTTAAAAATTCTTTCAGTTTAGTTTCAAGTGGATTTGTTTTGCGTTCGTGGAATAGGCTGGGTGTATTACCTGCGTAATCCCAACCTTTACCGTATTCAGTGTCTATTTCCCATTTGGCTTCTAACATTTTCTCAAATCCTTTTATGTGAGAAGTGAAAAAGAACAAACAAAAGACTGTGTTCGTGTCTTTCTGAATAGTAAATGTGTCAACAAAAAAGTTATTTCCTAAAAAGTCTTGGAAACCTTGTTTTAATTCTGAAATGAAGCTCCAAACATTTCCTGGTCTCCATTCGCTGAAATTTGGAATTATCTCAGTTATAAAATCCTTTAACGCTTCTGGTGTTCCGTTATTTGCAAAGCGATACATAAACTGTGTCGGAAGCCATAGAAGAACTTCTGAACTTCCTTTTGACATTAAGTTTTTTATCTGACTTGCTTTGATATGTTTGTATTCGTAAGGGTCAATGAAAATAAATGCTTTTTGATTAAGCGCTTTTAGTTTAGGAAGTTGAGAAAGAAGATTTTCATATTGTAGTTGATAATCTTCTGTTGAAAAATACAAGTCGCCAAATTCGGGATAATATAATGACTTGTCTTTTAAGGACTGCGCAACTTTCTTGACTTTGCTTTCTTCAATGTCATTGAAATGGCAATCAATTTTAGGTATGCTGGAAGCCTTAGCAACGTTTACAGAATGAATGTCTTTAATTTGTCGCATTGTTACCAGTGGACTTCCTTCACCACCATTTTCATAAAGTCCTTCACCGCAGAACAAGTCATAAATTTTAATGCGTTTTGTATATCCGTCATTGCAAATAATGTTCAGGTATCTTTTTAGATACTCTCCAAGAAGTCTTACTTTTGCTTCTGAATGGTTTAGCAGATTTGTTTTAACGTCCTTTTTTGTCATATGTGGTGTGTCTTTTTAAGCTGACCACTAACGTCAGTCTGTCCAAAAACCAACTCTTGTGAAGATAGCAAAAAGCCAAGAAAAATCCATAGCTTAGGGAATGAAATTTATACTCGGCAAAAACAGGGCTACTTACAGCCTCACAGACCCACTTGAAGCACTCGTTTCACCTGACAATGTAGTGCGACGGATAGACCTTTTTGTAGAAAGTTTAGACTTAGCTCCTTTGGGTTTTTTTGGCTAATTTTAAGCCACTTATAGGAAAGATATTTTGTGCTTTTCAAAGTATTCGTACCCAATATGCGTCTCGCTACGGGCTTGTATAGCCTTGGTACAGCGTGTTTTAATGGGTTTTTAGACAGATTGACGTTTTGGGGCTTGGCGCAGTGGCGGATTTCGGAGCACAAAACTGTCAATACACCACAAAAGTTGATGCGAGGTAGAATGTTCAATTAACCACTTCACCAGCCATTGAGCCAAACGCCTGTTAGCGGTTCGGGCATTTATTTCACTAAGTTGTAAATTGTTGTTCCTAAGTTTTCAATAAAACCTATAGTTCCCGTAACGTCTGCATTAGTTATTGTTCTTTTTGTTTTATAAATAGGTTCAATATCCGCTTCGTGAGCAATCATATTTCGTCTATCTACAATTAGATTTAAACGGTTTTTAATATTTTGTTCTGTTTCTGCCATTGATACTGAAACTTGTTGCCAAAGTTGTATTGAGTTGAATAAAGCAATAGCTTCTTTAATTTTGTCAGGTCTTTGAAATGTTTGCCACCCAAGTCTTCTTCTAATTTCTGATTCAAATGTAACAAGAGGTGGAACAGCGGTAATTGAAC contains:
- the tcmP gene encoding three-Cys-motif partner protein TcmP; translated protein: MTKKDVKTNLLNHSEAKVRLLGEYLKRYLNIICNDGYTKRIKIYDLFCGEGLYENGGEGSPLVTMRQIKDIHSVNVAKASSIPKIDCHFNDIEESKVKKVAQSLKDKSLYYPEFGDLYFSTEDYQLQYENLLSQLPKLKALNQKAFIFIDPYEYKHIKASQIKNLMSKGSSEVLLWLPTQFMYRFANNGTPEALKDFITEIIPNFSEWRPGNVWSFISELKQGFQDFLGNNFFVDTFTIQKDTNTVFCLFFFTSHIKGFEKMLEAKWEIDTEYGKGWDYAGNTPSLFHERKTNPLETKLKEFLKSKKRYNGEVYEFTLRQGFLPKHTNEIFYNWQNNGDLEVLTANGEKARKKSFYIAYNYFKKDNKKVTFNLR
- a CDS encoding ATP-dependent nuclease — translated: MKIESVRIENFRSYKDETIILDDYSCFVGPNGAGKSTVFYALNLFFRQFKDSKTDLSKLTESDFHHKDTSKDIRITVTFKDLSEQAKEDLKDYVRQDKLIVTAVAKYDQSTERAEVKQFGNRLGIEDFRKFFEADKEQKKVAELKEIYTGFQSKYSDLRSATSKADMIEALQEYESSNPDKCILIPSEDQFYGASRGANRLAPHIQWVFVPAVKDATEEGEESKTSALGQLLARTVRSKINFDEKVNELRAKAREQYQALLDAEQSALDDISSSLQNRLTAWAHPNLSAKVLWKQDPEKSVKVEEPAAYIKIGERGFEGDLARFGHGLQRSYMLALLQELALLEEENAPTTLIMGIEEPELYQHPPQARYLAETLIDLSDKGSQILVCTHNPLFIPGDNFDKIRIVRECGNPSFTKITSVSYDDLSKELATVGERHLRETGMVAKLYPSLSPTINEMFFCKVLYLVEGQEDIAYITSYLMLTGKIIDFRKNGCHLVPVDGKNRLIKPLAMAKLLGIPVKVIFDADTNKTRPDEITKHKKDNKAILTIQGHGTESEWPTANIFKDNLSCWQTNLTETIKAEFGADWQTYRDKASAFYDNAGDLEKNPLAVAKTLELAWADGKKSQIFIDLVDRIIEYADKATTR
- a CDS encoding DUF5131 family protein, producing MAQSSIEWTEMTWNPTTGCEKISAGCKFCYAEVMSKRLQAMGVEKYKNNFEITIHEDELQTPYTWKKPKVVFVNSMSDLFHKDVPIDFIRKVFKVMKDNPQHVFQVLTKRADLLRYYDSEGWLDWTHNIWMGVSVENNKVTKRIDLLRETGARVKFLSCEPLIGAIPNMNLTGIDWVIVGGESGRKPRPMKEEWVTDIKNQCLDADVAFFFKQWGGTNKKKTGRLLEGKTWDEMPEIELHKNV
- a CDS encoding HEPN domain-containing protein; amino-acid sequence: MNQAFLQFLTNIEEVRKTHLISTSINVPSSSLVDTSPILRSCIVLSVSAIDHLIHELAIIGMCEIFNGTRVVTTKYNDFNVTLGFMSSITAVPPLVTFESEIRRRLGWQTFQRPDKIKEAIALFNSIQLWQQVSVSMAETEQNIKNRLNLIVDRRNMIAHEADIEPIYKTKRTITNADVTGTIGFIENLGTTIYNLVK
- a CDS encoding high-potential iron-sulfur protein yields the protein MISRKEFLIKSLGLMGAAIAVPSLLSSCAEAKKELAADACDDLSGLSETEIKKRESLKYVSQTPDAAKNCANCRFYKAPAQEGECGGCQLFAGIVHPNGYCQSWFAVEA
- a CDS encoding c-type cytochrome encodes the protein MDFPIFDLGWVGNRFLFIVIAITHVLINHALAVGLIPVIVGMEFLGIKQNFPDWDKLAYKIMKTAFIVTTTVGAMTGVGIWFSAALVNPNSIGSLIRVFFSAWFIEWIVFVTEVVLIMLYYLTWQKWTKGRAKLNHFKVGYGLAVFSWITMAIIVAILGFMMDPGNWHNDQSLLMGFANPIYLPQLLFRTFLAGMMGASFALAMTYFFTEKGSEIRFKATRFTSAWILICALPTIVGGLWYWNVIPDMMVNNMSVAVGMQQFQSWYDTLSKLLIGGVLGVIAFALFAYLRPRLNYPKLAFVAPIVVLFATLGMFERVREFVRKPYVIGGYMYSNTMRVEDYPLFKQDGILKHASFVSTKEVTEDNLVEAGKNVFMLSCSRCHTTNGANAITDKFRNMYGTVDEPWSADAMKRYIKNMHNARYYMPPFPGNEKELDALVNYIKVLQYFPDPETHTFGQTAISKEENARLLAFVKEMEQKQEELARKKQEVDVKLSAR
- a CDS encoding c-type cytochrome, with translation MENNRPLHVAILTLPMAIFLFIPLVFLTNINLMLFPDKWSVVGGFLDALLLPNVFPRYFHFFNASLTVTALFLFYWISRKSFPFEEYFKKYTRYDFQKRFYSIAFACSIAQFLFGPVILFTLPNQGLGMDMILTILTGAGIAIIPTWYLWKEVTAKAEEIGKYFTRIAVLLSLTVVFMGTGRHLYRANALAPHRAAMEKNTEAYLAQVEQAKNNPDAKKEEVLEVTGASIWDTKCSVCHAKDKKLVGPPVLEMQEIYASDKAGLIKWIKVPGRKREGYPPMPGFEGQISDADLEKLADFILQMK